One genomic window of Nakamurella panacisegetis includes the following:
- the folK gene encoding 2-amino-4-hydroxy-6-hydroxymethyldihydropteridine diphosphokinase, which yields MSTADAPVTRAVLSLGSNLGDRRAHLAAALATLTARVTVDAVSSVYRTPPWGPVPQGDYYNLTVAARAELDPYGWLALCRELERNAGRVRDIRWGPRTLDADVVMVDEVVSVDPDLTLPHPRAHERAFVLLPWMEIEPFAQIPGHGPIGDLLADLATAEITVVGRVS from the coding sequence GTGAGCACCGCCGATGCTCCCGTGACCCGGGCCGTGCTCTCCCTCGGGTCGAACCTGGGTGACCGCCGGGCACACCTGGCCGCGGCTCTGGCCACGCTGACCGCCCGGGTGACGGTGGACGCGGTCTCCTCGGTCTACCGCACCCCGCCCTGGGGGCCCGTTCCGCAGGGCGACTACTACAACCTCACGGTGGCGGCCCGGGCCGAACTGGATCCCTACGGATGGCTCGCCCTGTGCCGGGAGCTGGAGCGGAACGCCGGGCGGGTCCGCGATATCCGTTGGGGTCCAAGGACTCTCGACGCCGACGTGGTGATGGTGGACGAGGTCGTGTCAGTGGATCCCGATCTGACGCTGCCCCACCCACGGGCCCACGAGCGGGCGTTCGTGCTGTTGCCGTGGATGGAGATCGAGCCGTTCGCGCAGATCCCCGGGCACGGGCCGATCGGTGATCTGTTGGCCGACCTGGCGACGGCGGAGATCACGGTGGTCGGCCGTGTCAGCTGA
- a CDS encoding DUF3180 domain-containing protein: MSADPGTRLGSTRPRDLLAVALVAAIAAYLLVRFNYRHIPPLPRFAGVTAAVLGIGEALFGNGLRTRIQADRSPDAPASRRPVPPPVPPLVAARAVMTAKATALAGAAAGGLWIGLLAYVLPNAGVVAAARSDAITAALGLVSAVVMCAGALYLEFCCRAPD; the protein is encoded by the coding sequence GTGTCAGCTGATCCCGGAACGCGCCTGGGATCCACCCGTCCCCGCGATCTGCTCGCCGTCGCCCTCGTCGCCGCGATCGCCGCATACCTTCTGGTGCGCTTCAACTATCGCCACATCCCGCCGCTGCCCCGCTTCGCCGGTGTCACGGCCGCCGTCCTGGGCATCGGCGAGGCGCTGTTCGGCAACGGCCTCCGGACGCGCATCCAGGCCGATCGCAGTCCGGACGCGCCGGCCTCCCGGCGGCCGGTGCCGCCGCCGGTCCCGCCGCTCGTCGCGGCTCGGGCCGTCATGACGGCCAAGGCCACCGCCTTGGCCGGGGCGGCCGCCGGCGGGCTCTGGATCGGTCTGCTGGCCTACGTGCTGCCGAACGCCGGGGTGGTGGCGGCCGCCCGTTCCGACGCGATCACCGCGGCGCTGGGACTGGTGTCCGCCGTCGTCATGTGCGCCGGTGCGCTGTACCTCGAGTTCTGCTGCCGGGCACCGGACTGA
- a CDS encoding 3-methyladenine DNA glycosylase, with amino-acid sequence MTTPGDPHTILHRRSWVEFEQAHAQEVDSITRDHLSRSSANRTHPVEDFLFTYYSLRPSQLRRWYPGAGTALLDAPERTDWRFHRELDIPGEGRANAADVASFLQARGPSVAFIRQLLTRTVAAPPQFGCFGLHEWAMVYRSADDRRHLDWPLRLGSGGTDQVVEDHQIRCSHYDAFRFFTPAARPLNLLAPDLWTRDRMEQPGCLHASMDLYKWAYRLTPLVGSAVLLDCFRLARDVREVDMRASPYDLTGLGYAPITIETPAGKAEYVAAQRAFADRGQALRGRLVDELDSACEGFRLPEVADRVT; translated from the coding sequence GTGACCACTCCGGGCGACCCGCATACGATCCTGCATCGCCGATCCTGGGTCGAGTTCGAGCAGGCGCACGCCCAAGAAGTCGATTCGATCACACGGGATCACCTGAGCCGGTCGTCGGCGAACCGGACCCACCCGGTCGAGGATTTCCTGTTCACCTACTACTCGCTGCGTCCGTCTCAATTGCGTCGCTGGTATCCCGGGGCCGGCACCGCCCTGCTGGACGCTCCGGAACGGACCGACTGGCGATTTCACCGGGAATTGGACATACCCGGCGAAGGGAGGGCAAACGCGGCCGACGTCGCTTCATTCCTTCAGGCCCGCGGCCCCAGTGTCGCGTTCATTCGACAACTGCTCACCCGGACGGTGGCGGCTCCCCCACAGTTCGGATGCTTCGGGTTGCACGAATGGGCCATGGTGTATCGCTCCGCGGACGACCGTCGTCATCTCGATTGGCCTCTCCGTCTGGGCAGCGGGGGCACCGACCAGGTGGTGGAGGATCATCAGATCCGCTGTTCGCACTACGACGCGTTCCGGTTCTTCACGCCGGCCGCACGACCGCTCAACCTGCTGGCGCCCGACCTGTGGACACGGGACCGGATGGAGCAGCCGGGCTGCCTGCACGCCTCGATGGATCTCTACAAGTGGGCGTACCGGTTGACGCCACTGGTCGGCAGCGCCGTCCTGCTGGACTGCTTCCGCTTGGCCCGGGATGTCCGGGAGGTGGACATGCGCGCATCGCCGTACGACCTCACCGGTCTCGGATATGCCCCGATCACCATCGAGACCCCGGCCGGCAAGGCCGAGTACGTGGCGGCGCAGCGCGCCTTCGCCGACCGCGGCCAGGCGTTGCGCGGCCGGTTGGTTGACGAGTTGGACTCGGCCTGCGAGGGATTCCGGTTGCCGGAGGTTGCCGACCGCGTGACCTGA
- a CDS encoding DUF6779 domain-containing protein, which yields MSPAANRPRRGALPMATRLVLGSGFVLAIVATLLVVLTDQVRWLRLAVVLGLWSALFAGLAMVWFRRDARSAELRAEDSKRTYELELHREISARREYEIGVAEAAREEAEARHREELAGLREQLDRLNTTLSGLLDGDLLFERLTLSAESTRVRQVGESGRGRLTAMARSGQIEGSAEPTGPYIGRPSGPPSAAPGFGGYPVRDDDTVQFPRGLFGPGSQPPVPEAPAPVAPPVAEPVVAEPVVAEQPAVEPPASEAEAELAPQPAPEPEPEPEAEVQPEPEPEPEAEVQPEAEAQPEAEVQPEPEAEVQPEPEAEVQPEPEAEVQPEPEPEAEVQPEPEPEPEAELQPESEPQAEAQPEPRPEAGWSLESGPEPQTEEESAPPEHALAGTGHSAGISVADLLAAYGASEATPRRRRRAED from the coding sequence ATGAGCCCAGCCGCGAACCGCCCTCGTCGCGGTGCATTACCCATGGCCACGCGATTGGTCCTCGGCTCCGGATTCGTCTTGGCGATAGTGGCCACCCTGTTGGTCGTGCTGACCGACCAGGTCCGATGGTTGCGGCTCGCGGTTGTTCTCGGCCTGTGGTCCGCTCTGTTCGCCGGGCTGGCCATGGTCTGGTTCCGGCGTGACGCCCGCAGCGCCGAACTCCGTGCGGAGGACAGCAAGCGCACGTACGAGTTGGAACTGCATCGCGAGATCAGCGCCCGCCGCGAGTACGAGATCGGGGTGGCCGAGGCGGCTCGCGAGGAAGCGGAGGCGCGGCACCGCGAGGAGCTGGCGGGCCTGCGCGAACAGCTCGATCGCCTCAACACCACCCTGTCCGGCCTCCTGGACGGTGACCTGCTGTTCGAGCGGCTGACCCTGTCGGCCGAGTCGACCCGGGTCCGCCAGGTCGGGGAGAGCGGCCGTGGCCGGCTCACGGCGATGGCCCGCTCCGGCCAGATCGAAGGCTCGGCCGAGCCCACCGGCCCGTACATCGGGCGTCCGTCCGGCCCACCGTCGGCCGCTCCCGGATTCGGTGGCTACCCGGTCCGCGACGACGACACGGTGCAGTTCCCCCGGGGACTGTTCGGCCCCGGCAGCCAGCCGCCGGTGCCCGAAGCCCCGGCTCCGGTGGCCCCGCCGGTCGCGGAGCCGGTTGTCGCGGAGCCGGTCGTCGCGGAGCAGCCGGCGGTGGAACCACCCGCATCCGAGGCGGAAGCAGAGCTGGCGCCGCAGCCGGCCCCCGAGCCCGAGCCCGAGCCGGAAGCTGAAGTGCAGCCGGAGCCTGAGCCCGAGCCCGAAGCCGAAGTGCAGCCGGAAGCTGAGGCGCAGCCGGAAGCCGAAGTGCAGCCGGAGCCGGAAGCCGAAGTGCAGCCGGAGCCGGAAGCCGAAGTGCAGCCGGAGCCGGAAGCTGAAGTGCAGCCGGAGCCTGAGCCCGAAGCTGAAGTGCAGCCGGAGCCGGAGCCGGAGCCGGAAGCCGAACTGCAGCCGGAGTCCGAGCCGCAAGCCGAGGCGCAGCCGGAGCCGCGTCCCGAGGCTGGATGGTCGCTCGAGTCCGGACCCGAACCGCAGACCGAGGAGGAGAGTGCCCCGCCGGAGCACGCGCTGGCCGGCACCGGCCACTCGGCCGGGATCTCCGTGGCCGACCTGCTGGCCGCCTACGGCGCCAGTGAGGCCACCCCTCGCCGTCGCCGCCGCGCCGAGGACTGA
- the folB gene encoding dihydroneopterin aldolase, protein MADRIALTGLKVYGHHGVFDHERRDGQNFVVDVTLWLDLTEAVRSDDLTTTVHYGELAHLAAGIVAGPPRDLIEAVAGEIADTVMQTYAVHAVEVTVHKPQAPIPLDFADVAVTIRRSTRRGGE, encoded by the coding sequence ATGGCTGACCGGATCGCCCTGACCGGGCTGAAGGTCTACGGGCACCACGGTGTCTTCGACCACGAGCGGAGGGACGGCCAGAACTTCGTCGTGGACGTCACCCTGTGGCTCGACCTGACCGAGGCGGTCCGTTCGGACGACCTCACCACGACGGTGCACTACGGGGAACTCGCCCATCTGGCCGCGGGGATCGTCGCTGGCCCACCGCGGGATCTGATCGAGGCGGTCGCCGGTGAGATCGCCGACACCGTGATGCAGACCTATGCCGTCCATGCGGTCGAGGTGACCGTGCACAAGCCACAGGCTCCCATCCCGCTGGACTTCGCCGATGTGGCCGTCACCATCCGGCGCTCGACGAGACGAGGCGGGGAGTGA
- the folP gene encoding dihydropteroate synthase has translation MTEATLYPAFGPRPWVFGVLNVTPDSFSDGGRWDRTELAVQRGRQLSAQGADVVDVGGESTRPGSHRIDADTEAARVISVIRELSAQAVLCSIDTTRATVAAAALDAGAVVINDVSGGLADPDMARVAAGSGVPWILMHWRGHSQTMHEQAHYVDVVREVREELLRQVDHAVAAGVDERSLILDPGLGFAKNAEHNWELLRRLDELVELGLPVLVGASRKGFLGQLLADPDGEVRPPSGREAATAAVSLLSAQRGVWGVRVHEPVPTRDAFATMAAAAVRRPDAVNTRWDPFAPVEILTDDLGAQLGHLRRPGRADG, from the coding sequence GTGACCGAGGCAACCCTGTACCCCGCCTTCGGGCCGCGGCCATGGGTGTTCGGGGTCCTGAACGTGACCCCCGATTCGTTCTCCGACGGTGGCCGGTGGGATCGCACCGAACTCGCCGTTCAGCGCGGGCGGCAACTGTCGGCCCAGGGCGCGGACGTGGTCGACGTCGGAGGCGAGTCGACCCGGCCCGGATCGCACCGGATCGACGCGGACACCGAGGCGGCCCGGGTGATTTCGGTGATCCGTGAACTGAGCGCCCAAGCGGTGCTGTGCTCGATCGACACCACCCGGGCCACCGTGGCCGCCGCGGCCCTCGACGCGGGAGCAGTCGTCATCAACGACGTCTCCGGCGGACTGGCCGATCCCGACATGGCACGGGTGGCCGCCGGATCCGGGGTGCCCTGGATCCTGATGCACTGGCGCGGGCACAGCCAGACCATGCACGAGCAGGCACACTACGTCGACGTGGTGCGCGAGGTGCGTGAGGAACTGCTGCGGCAGGTCGACCACGCGGTCGCCGCCGGCGTCGACGAGCGGAGCCTGATCCTCGACCCCGGGCTCGGGTTCGCGAAGAACGCGGAGCACAACTGGGAACTGCTGCGCCGGCTGGACGAGTTGGTCGAGCTCGGGCTTCCGGTACTGGTGGGCGCGTCCCGCAAGGGTTTTCTCGGGCAACTGCTGGCCGATCCGGACGGAGAGGTCCGGCCACCGTCCGGACGCGAGGCGGCCACGGCGGCGGTGTCCCTGCTGTCGGCGCAGCGTGGAGTCTGGGGCGTCCGGGTCCACGAGCCGGTGCCCACCCGCGACGCGTTCGCGACGATGGCGGCGGCGGCCGTCCGTCGTCCGGACGCGGTCAACACCCGGTGGGATCCGTTCGCGCCGGTGGAGATCCTGACGGACGACCTCGGGGCCCAGCTGGGGCACCTACGACGACCGGGCCGCGCCGATGGCTGA